A window of Balearica regulorum gibbericeps isolate bBalReg1 chromosome Z, bBalReg1.pri, whole genome shotgun sequence contains these coding sequences:
- the FAM240A gene encoding protein FAM240B, whose protein sequence is MNSQYIRHEVRGCETSDLRNFWEKTIEQQTRYLQIEKERQQRSALTKLRNEWMERLEKRIKMLRSQSEDPSS, encoded by the exons ATGAATAGCCAATACATACGTCATGAAGTGCGGGGATGCGAAACTAGTGACCTGAGGAACTTCTGGGAAAAGACTATTGAACAACAAACTCGGTATCTGCAAATTGAAAAAGAACGTCAGCAAAGAAGTGCTTTGACAAA GCTCAGAAATGAATGGATGGAGAGACTGGAAAAACGGATAAAGATGTTGAGGAGTCAGTCTGAAGATCCATCTAGCTGA